One window of the Pseudomonas sp. S04 genome contains the following:
- a CDS encoding GlxA family transcriptional regulator yields the protein MFTTPPKPIHVLAFAKVQLLDVTGPLQVFASANDVAAQRGMPTPYAPQVISPGGGAVLSSAGLALLAEPLPDTASDTLIIAGGWGVYAAAQDLALVEWVRQQARVSRRVASVCTGAFLLAASGWLDGRRVATHWTRCEQLARQHPRLQVEPDPIFINDGPVWTSAGVTAGIDLSLALVEADLGRAMALEVARQLVVFLKRPGGQAQFSVTLDLQQQGNRFDDLHAWIADNLSLDLGIPALALQAGMSERSFIRHYRADTGQTPARAIERIRVETARRLLSDSALPIKRIAVQCGFGSEETLRRGFLRVMGVVPQVYRERFSRVF from the coding sequence ATGTTCACCACTCCACCGAAACCCATTCATGTGCTGGCCTTCGCCAAGGTGCAACTGCTGGACGTCACCGGGCCGCTGCAGGTCTTTGCCTCGGCCAATGATGTTGCGGCCCAGCGCGGGATGCCGACGCCCTATGCGCCCCAGGTGATCAGCCCGGGTGGCGGGGCGGTGCTGTCTTCGGCCGGTCTGGCCTTGCTCGCCGAACCCTTGCCGGATACAGCCTCCGACACCCTGATCATCGCCGGTGGCTGGGGGGTGTATGCGGCGGCCCAGGACCTCGCGCTGGTGGAGTGGGTGCGCCAGCAGGCGAGGGTTTCGCGGCGGGTGGCTTCGGTCTGCACCGGGGCTTTTCTGCTGGCGGCCAGCGGCTGGCTCGATGGGCGGCGAGTGGCGACCCACTGGACCCGTTGCGAGCAACTGGCCCGGCAACACCCGCGCCTGCAGGTTGAGCCCGACCCAATCTTCATCAACGATGGCCCGGTCTGGACCTCGGCCGGGGTGACAGCCGGTATCGATCTGTCATTGGCGCTGGTGGAGGCCGACCTGGGGCGCGCGATGGCCCTGGAAGTCGCCCGGCAACTGGTGGTGTTCCTCAAGCGCCCAGGGGGCCAGGCACAGTTCAGCGTGACCCTGGACCTGCAACAGCAGGGCAATCGCTTCGACGACCTGCACGCCTGGATCGCCGACAACCTCAGCCTCGACCTCGGCATCCCGGCACTGGCGCTGCAAGCGGGCATGAGTGAACGTAGCTTTATCCGCCACTACCGCGCCGACACTGGGCAGACCCCAGCACGTGCCATTGAGAGGATCCGGGTGGAAACTGCGCGCCGGCTGTTGAGTGATTCTGCGCTGCCGATCAAACGCATCGCGGTGCAGTGTGGGTTTGGCAGTGAGGAGACGTTGCGGCGTGGTTTTCTGCGGGTCATGGGGGTTGTGCCGCAGGTGTATCGGGAGCGGTTTTCGCGGGTGTTTTGA
- the inhA gene encoding isonitrile hydratase: MPLQIGFLLFPQVQQLDLTGPYDVLASLPDVQVHLIWKDLAPVTASTGLVLQPTCRFADCPDLDVLCIPGGSGVGPLMEDAQTLAFIQAQATKVRYLTSVCTGALVLGAAGLLKGKRATTHWAYHSLLGLQGAIAVQERVVRDGNLLTGGGITAGIDFALTLAAELYGDDVAQLVQLQLEYAPAPPFASGEPQTAPEAVLQRARQLAADSLAQRTLITQRAAARLSE, encoded by the coding sequence ATGCCGTTGCAGATCGGTTTTCTGTTGTTCCCCCAAGTGCAGCAACTGGACCTGACCGGGCCCTACGATGTGCTGGCGTCGCTGCCGGACGTGCAGGTGCACCTGATCTGGAAAGACCTCGCGCCGGTGACGGCCAGCACCGGCCTGGTGCTGCAGCCGACCTGCCGTTTCGCCGACTGCCCGGACCTGGATGTGTTGTGCATCCCTGGTGGCAGCGGTGTCGGGCCGTTGATGGAAGATGCGCAGACGCTGGCGTTCATCCAGGCCCAGGCGACCAAGGTGCGCTACCTGACCTCAGTGTGCACCGGTGCCCTGGTGCTGGGTGCCGCCGGCCTGCTCAAGGGCAAACGTGCGACTACCCACTGGGCCTATCACTCGTTGCTTGGCCTGCAGGGGGCGATTGCGGTGCAGGAGCGGGTGGTGCGCGACGGAAACCTGTTGACCGGTGGCGGGATCACCGCCGGGATCGACTTTGCCCTGACCCTGGCGGCTGAATTGTATGGCGATGACGTCGCGCAACTGGTGCAGTTGCAGCTCGAGTACGCACCCGCCCCGCCCTTTGCCTCGGGCGAACCGCAGACCGCACCCGAGGCCGTACTGCAGCGGGCCAGGCAACTGGCCGCCGACTCGCTCGCCCAGCGCACGCTGATCACCCAGCGGGCGGCAGCCAGATTGAGCGAGTGA
- a CDS encoding aminoglycoside phosphotransferase family protein, with product MFEPYLSQWQLLPAGEPIITLGSRLLPVRYQGTPAMLKIALDEEEKFGNLLMTWWAGEGAARVYAHDGAALLLERAEGRRSLLHMAMHGADDQASRIICDAVARLHAPRSAPLPPLVDMRQWFRSLAPAARRHGGRLRQCLACAEYLLATPQEVVVLHGDVHHSNILDFGPRGWLAIDPKRVTGERTYDYANLICNPDLPSATDPLRFTRQVALVAAQAGLERRRLLQWVLAFAGLSAAWFLEDHDVLAADKQLQVADLALLALEVGQPEGG from the coding sequence ATGTTTGAACCCTACCTAAGCCAATGGCAGTTGCTCCCCGCAGGGGAGCCCATCATCACCCTGGGCAGCCGCCTGCTCCCGGTGCGTTACCAGGGGACGCCGGCGATGTTGAAAATCGCCCTCGATGAAGAAGAAAAGTTCGGCAACCTGTTGATGACCTGGTGGGCGGGAGAGGGTGCTGCCCGGGTCTACGCCCATGACGGGGCGGCGCTATTGCTGGAGCGGGCCGAAGGCCGGCGTTCGCTGCTGCACATGGCTATGCACGGGGCGGACGACCAGGCCAGCCGGATCATTTGTGACGCCGTGGCGCGCCTGCATGCACCCCGTTCGGCACCGCTGCCGCCATTGGTCGACATGCGGCAATGGTTTCGCTCCTTGGCCCCGGCGGCGCGCCGCCATGGCGGGCGGTTGCGCCAGTGCCTGGCCTGCGCAGAGTACCTGCTGGCCACGCCCCAGGAAGTCGTCGTGCTGCACGGCGATGTGCACCACAGCAACATCCTCGATTTCGGCCCGCGGGGCTGGCTGGCGATAGACCCGAAGCGGGTGACCGGCGAGCGCACCTACGACTACGCCAACCTGATCTGCAACCCGGACCTGCCGAGCGCCACCGACCCGCTACGTTTTACCCGGCAAGTGGCGTTGGTCGCGGCGCAGGCAGGGCTGGAACGGCGGCGGTTACTGCAGTGGGTCCTGGCGTTTGCCGGCCTGTCCGCCGCCTGGTTCCTGGAAGATCACGACGTGCTCGCGGCCGACAAGCAACTGCAGGTGGCAGATCTCGCATTGTTGGCCTTGGAAGTTGGACAACCCGAGGGTGGTTGA
- a CDS encoding SRPBCC family protein, producing MHTSDRIERKILLKAPRSTVWRVIANAEAFGQWFGVALEGKRFVAGARTQGQITYPGYEHMVWDVEVMRVEPERVFAFRWHPYAVDPGTDYSGEPTTLVQFELEDMDAGTLLHVVESGFDKIPAERRLKAFRMNSRGWDEQMNNIETYLATP from the coding sequence ATGCACACATCAGATCGCATCGAAAGAAAGATCCTGCTCAAGGCCCCGCGCTCGACCGTCTGGCGCGTGATTGCCAATGCCGAAGCCTTTGGCCAGTGGTTTGGCGTGGCCCTGGAGGGCAAGCGTTTCGTCGCAGGCGCGCGGACCCAGGGGCAGATTACCTACCCAGGCTATGAGCACATGGTGTGGGATGTCGAAGTCATGCGGGTCGAGCCGGAGCGGGTGTTCGCTTTCCGCTGGCACCCCTATGCCGTGGACCCAGGCACCGACTATTCTGGCGAGCCGACGACCCTGGTGCAGTTCGAACTCGAGGACATGGACGCTGGCACCTTGTTGCACGTGGTCGAGTCGGGGTTTGATAAGATCCCGGCAGAGCGTCGTCTCAAGGCCTTTCGCATGAACAGTCGCGGCTGGGACGAGCAAATGAACAATATCGAGACCTACCTCGCCACCCCTTGA
- a CDS encoding GFA family protein: MPTLHGSCLCQAIAYAVDSLDMPISHCHCHTCRKAHAAPFASTAGVMREHFRWTRGLELLSCFESSPGKLRHFCSRCGSHLMAERPAQPHVIVRVATLDEDPGQKPQAHIWTSHDVPWLAHQGVVECAQWQAPADTGR; encoded by the coding sequence ATGCCCACACTCCACGGCAGTTGCCTGTGCCAGGCCATCGCCTATGCAGTCGACAGCCTCGACATGCCGATCAGCCATTGTCATTGCCATACCTGCCGCAAGGCCCATGCGGCGCCATTCGCCTCGACTGCGGGGGTCATGCGTGAGCATTTTCGCTGGACCCGGGGCCTTGAGCTGCTGTCCTGCTTCGAGTCCTCGCCCGGCAAGCTGCGGCATTTCTGCTCGCGCTGCGGCAGTCACCTGATGGCCGAGCGCCCGGCCCAGCCCCATGTGATCGTGCGGGTCGCGACCCTTGATGAAGACCCGGGCCAGAAACCCCAGGCCCATATCTGGACTTCCCACGATGTGCCGTGGCTGGCCCATCAAGGCGTGGTCGAATGCGCACAATGGCAGGCACCGGCGGACACCGGGCGCTGA
- a CDS encoding lysozyme inhibitor LprI family protein, whose protein sequence is MRTVLLLSLLPLLAATGVQADDCANASNQSTLNECAARQYKQADARLNTLYQQINGHLKDNPQGKKNLLMAQRAWLAFRDAECTFAASGVEGGSIYPLIHNQCLADLTQKRAETLKGYLDCQEGDLSCPVRS, encoded by the coding sequence ATGCGTACCGTTTTACTTCTAAGCCTCCTGCCGCTATTGGCTGCCACTGGCGTGCAGGCCGATGACTGCGCCAACGCCAGCAACCAGAGCACGCTGAATGAGTGCGCGGCCAGGCAATACAAACAGGCCGACGCCCGGCTCAACACGCTGTACCAACAGATCAATGGCCATCTGAAGGACAACCCGCAAGGCAAAAAAAACCTGCTGATGGCGCAACGCGCGTGGTTGGCGTTCCGTGATGCCGAGTGCACCTTTGCTGCGTCCGGGGTCGAGGGCGGTAGCATTTACCCGCTGATCCACAACCAATGCCTGGCGGACCTGACGCAAAAACGCGCCGAGACACTCAAGGGCTACCTCGACTGCCAGGAAGGCGACCTCAGTTGCCCGGTGCGTTCCTGA
- the peaD gene encoding quinohemoprotein amine dehydrogenase subunit beta, with translation MLRTKACGLAAFAFLGSFSLSVLADENLALNAGHEYMVTTNYPNNLHVIDLQTDTLYKSCKLPDAFGPGTIQLSPDRKTAYVLNNHYADVYGIELDSCKQVFHASITQQPGEKARSMFAFTVSHDGKELYTIANPTRMLNDRYEVQAPRLDVYATDAGASAKPVRSFPAPRQLTIMQSGDDGTLYVAGADVYKVNVQTGKFDVLIPSRHWKRPNYSAPDVLYVWNQQTYRHDFSLLYTAAKFKDKKQDPATAEYLYGLFSVDLKTGKTETTDFGPLTEIYFSGMRSPKDPNLMFGVLNRLAKYDIKQKKLIQAATLDHSYYCISFNKAGSKIYLAGTFNDVAIFDPETMQQIGNIKLPGGDMAITTAQVFTR, from the coding sequence ATGCTTCGTACCAAAGCCTGCGGCCTGGCCGCTTTCGCCTTCCTGGGCAGTTTTTCGCTCAGTGTTCTGGCCGATGAAAACCTGGCGCTCAACGCCGGTCACGAATACATGGTGACCACCAATTACCCCAACAACCTGCACGTCATCGACCTGCAGACCGACACCCTGTACAAGTCCTGCAAGCTGCCCGATGCCTTTGGACCGGGGACCATCCAGCTGTCGCCGGATCGCAAGACCGCCTACGTGCTCAACAACCACTATGCGGATGTCTATGGCATCGAGCTGGACAGCTGCAAGCAGGTATTCCACGCCAGCATCACCCAGCAACCGGGGGAGAAGGCCCGCTCGATGTTTGCCTTTACCGTCAGCCACGACGGCAAGGAGCTCTACACCATCGCCAACCCGACGCGGATGCTCAACGACCGCTACGAAGTGCAGGCGCCCCGCCTGGATGTCTACGCCACCGACGCCGGTGCCAGCGCCAAGCCGGTGCGCAGTTTCCCGGCGCCTCGCCAGCTGACCATCATGCAGAGTGGCGACGACGGCACCCTGTATGTGGCCGGTGCGGATGTCTACAAGGTCAATGTGCAGACCGGCAAGTTCGACGTGCTGATCCCCAGCCGACACTGGAAACGCCCCAACTACAGCGCGCCGGACGTGCTCTACGTGTGGAACCAGCAGACCTATCGCCATGACTTCTCGCTGCTCTACACCGCAGCGAAATTCAAGGACAAGAAACAGGACCCGGCCACCGCCGAGTACCTCTACGGCCTGTTCAGCGTCGACCTGAAGACCGGCAAGACCGAGACCACCGACTTCGGCCCGCTGACCGAAATCTACTTCAGTGGCATGCGCTCGCCCAAGGACCCCAACCTGATGTTCGGCGTGCTCAATCGCCTGGCCAAGTACGACATCAAGCAGAAGAAGCTGATTCAGGCGGCGACCCTGGACCACTCCTACTACTGCATTTCCTTCAACAAGGCTGGCAGCAAGATCTACCTGGCCGGGACCTTCAACGACGTGGCGATCTTCGACCCGGAGACCATGCAGCAGATCGGCAACATCAAGCTGCCGGGCGGCGACATGGCGATCACCACGGCGCAGGTCTTTACCCGGTAG